One Nitrospirota bacterium DNA window includes the following coding sequences:
- a CDS encoding RHS repeat-associated core domain-containing protein, with protein sequence MRLQRFAFICLILAFLLIPSQHTFAQEVIIAPGVYVNDPGNTGAATASIPIETPPGRNGVAPRLVINYNSNRSNGWVGMGWELEVGEIQRATRSGLNYSANDYVFISGGASVELTARGDWGANYYGARIEGAFSKFYYNSSTQGWEVTTKDGTKYYYGTTAASRQDSAQGVFKWCLDKVLDTNGNYMTVSYVKDQGAIYLDRIDYTGNANGLSPSNYVKFYREGRTDVVPIYTSNTDAKMAYRLKTVEVYGNGQLSRKYELQYAVSGNTGRSLLSSVTTYGSDGVTALPPMTFTYQTSPEGFVQGASVPSIPYYSAFFGDVNGDKKADTLRTEYDPATATNGVRVYLSNGNGFNDAGRWLTLPSHTSGIYDVGDFNSDGFTDVLMRRYTYVNNAYRSYAVVYYSSSSNFSAGQVSAPYSSDCSSTVSCTYRAGDFNGDGKSDVLEMATMSDNRVRVRVFLTQGFSFVDAGIWGYLPPFVNDPKIGDFNGDGRSDLLILTYRIVGNSAIYTYKVFKSTGSSFVESIALPEGISYAQVGDFNGDGISDVITATTTSSEARVYLSRIAGFVDAGVWASLTYGEFMGVSDFSGDQKADVLIGASQLRFYKSTGPLPDLLSGIDNGLGGTTAITYAPSNQYPNTRLPFIAQTVSSVTVGDGNGNVSTTTYTYSGGSYQPDTKEFRGFIQVIATDPAGTVTATSFSQDNATKGLVTNQYVNGASGKWYRVAGNNYDVVSPYTGVSFPRLIQKMESVFDAGNRKRTFTDFSYDAYGNVTRKYFQGDDLITGDEKEELIEYNYDTAKWIVALPKHTSLKDSSGTTRAQAWYTYDTKGNLTAKEAWLEGGVNPVITYGYNAYGNQIWVKDARGSTTTVDYDPMTYTYPAKTTNPLGYSVTTDYDYRYGKPRTRTDPNGNMFTYDYDELGRLMQSTDPESGAYAYKWKETYFDGLGRVTKTKTQGPEGKFIVSETRYNTRGLVATTSLPYFVDAAGQPLETIRWTSYTYDPIGRVTKVISPDNTTVTKSYEIYVNYRVVTTDANGGYKIEEKDVYGRLIGAYQSGSNATYEYDVLGNLLKVTDARGNQTTMTYDTLSRKIAMNDPDMGRWTYSYDASGNLISQTDAKNQTITFTYDELNRVTKKHYEGCTTCTDVIYAYDEPISSHSVGRLTTVIDISGTASYDYDSLGRAVKTTKTVDSVDYVTETTYDALGRQTSIRYPDGELIEYLYDEAGNLTNVSGYVTYADYNAVGQAGTITYANGVTTIQQYYPDNSRLFSITTNSPAQGGLQNISYTYDNVGNITKVTDYLDSNRTQTFAYDYLNRLTQAQSASYGTLTYQYNEIGNIIYNSQVGNYTYDPAHPHAATQAGSISYAYDSNGNMITRGGKSIVYDYDNRPTRIAGTNGTVDSVYDYTGQRVKKIAPSGTTIYIGKHYECKNGSCTKYLFAGGQRIVSKTATDTYYYHADHLGSATIITNASGSKVQETYYYPYGGVRSNVGSVNLKHKFTGQEEDAETGLYYYNARYYDPVLARFISPDTIVPNPRDPQDLNRYTYAGNNPLRYTDPTGHFKFGSFFRSIKKVFKAVVGVAVGAVVTVATGNPVLGGMAAGAVSSAFNGGNIALGMLSGAITGVAFYGAGEIISTGNILDASGQIIGNSFSSFAQAGIHAAAGAIAGGISSAIYGADVGMGMLVGGISAGVAQYAGSQMFTGNESFQAQLAGRFAIGGVTGGITAELSGGDFGDGFASGGITGAAGFLFNHWLHDMAKGTAFGFAAAGVVTWEAAKMVTADVAKLLVTSKIPATHAGEFAMDKSFTALEVTKNVAGDYQEIGERVGRRIETLKKWFGIKE encoded by the coding sequence ATGCGATTACAACGTTTTGCTTTCATCTGCCTTATCCTGGCCTTTCTCCTCATCCCCTCTCAGCACACCTTTGCACAGGAAGTCATCATCGCCCCCGGGGTGTATGTCAATGACCCCGGCAACACCGGGGCTGCAACAGCGAGCATCCCTATAGAGACGCCTCCCGGCAGAAACGGCGTCGCTCCCCGGCTTGTCATCAACTACAACTCCAACAGGAGCAACGGCTGGGTCGGCATGGGCTGGGAGCTCGAGGTGGGCGAGATACAGCGGGCGACTAGGAGCGGGCTCAATTACAGCGCCAACGACTACGTTTTCATAAGCGGCGGCGCTTCTGTCGAGCTGACTGCACGAGGCGATTGGGGGGCGAATTACTACGGCGCCAGGATCGAAGGGGCATTCTCCAAGTTCTACTACAACTCCTCTACCCAGGGCTGGGAGGTCACGACAAAGGACGGCACGAAGTACTACTACGGCACCACTGCTGCATCGCGGCAGGACAGCGCGCAGGGGGTCTTCAAGTGGTGCCTGGACAAAGTGCTGGATACCAACGGCAACTACATGACCGTCTCCTATGTGAAAGACCAGGGGGCGATCTACCTCGACCGGATCGATTACACCGGCAACGCCAACGGCCTTAGCCCTTCCAATTACGTGAAGTTCTACCGCGAGGGCAGGACCGATGTGGTGCCGATCTACACGTCCAACACCGATGCAAAGATGGCATACCGGTTGAAGACCGTAGAGGTCTACGGCAACGGACAGCTTAGCAGGAAGTACGAGCTTCAGTATGCCGTGAGCGGCAATACGGGCCGCTCCCTCTTGAGCAGCGTGACGACCTACGGCAGCGACGGCGTTACCGCCCTGCCGCCTATGACCTTTACGTATCAGACGTCGCCGGAGGGGTTTGTGCAGGGAGCCTCTGTTCCTTCTATTCCCTATTACAGTGCTTTCTTCGGAGATGTCAACGGTGATAAGAAAGCAGACACTCTAAGAACTGAGTATGACCCGGCAACTGCGACAAACGGTGTGCGCGTCTACCTCTCCAACGGCAATGGGTTCAACGATGCAGGCAGATGGCTTACGCTCCCTTCCCATACATCGGGCATCTATGATGTCGGGGATTTCAACAGCGATGGATTCACCGATGTTCTCATGAGACGCTACACGTATGTTAATAATGCCTATCGCTCTTATGCTGTTGTATATTATTCATCCAGTAGCAATTTTTCTGCGGGACAGGTGAGCGCTCCCTACTCCTCCGACTGCAGCTCCACTGTTTCGTGCACATATAGAGCCGGAGACTTCAACGGCGACGGCAAGTCAGATGTCCTCGAAATGGCGACAATGTCTGATAACAGGGTGAGAGTACGAGTTTTTCTCACGCAAGGATTCTCCTTTGTCGATGCAGGTATTTGGGGCTATCTGCCTCCTTTTGTTAATGATCCGAAAATCGGAGATTTCAATGGTGACGGAAGATCGGACCTGTTGATTTTGACATATCGAATTGTTGGTAATAGCGCGATTTATACGTATAAAGTCTTCAAGTCAACAGGCTCGTCGTTTGTGGAAAGTATAGCGCTTCCTGAGGGGATATCCTATGCTCAGGTCGGAGATTTCAACGGCGACGGGATTTCTGATGTCATTACTGCAACTACAACGTCGTCAGAAGCTCGGGTCTATCTCTCCCGGATTGCCGGGTTTGTAGATGCAGGTGTGTGGGCATCGCTTACTTATGGAGAGTTTATGGGGGTGTCTGATTTCAGCGGTGACCAGAAGGCAGACGTGCTTATTGGAGCCTCTCAGCTCCGCTTCTACAAATCCACCGGCCCGCTCCCCGACCTTCTCAGCGGCATCGACAACGGACTGGGGGGCACAACGGCGATTACTTATGCCCCTTCCAATCAATATCCAAATACCCGGCTGCCCTTCATCGCCCAGACCGTCTCGTCGGTGACCGTGGGCGACGGCAACGGCAACGTTTCAACTACGACCTATACCTATTCGGGCGGCAGCTACCAGCCCGACACCAAGGAGTTCAGGGGCTTCATCCAAGTGATAGCGACCGACCCTGCCGGCACTGTCACCGCAACCTCGTTCAGCCAGGACAATGCTACCAAGGGACTCGTAACAAACCAGTACGTCAACGGCGCCTCAGGGAAGTGGTACAGGGTCGCCGGCAATAACTACGATGTCGTTTCTCCCTACACGGGAGTGTCCTTCCCGCGTCTCATTCAGAAAATGGAATCGGTCTTCGATGCCGGCAACCGGAAGCGCACCTTTACCGATTTCAGCTACGATGCTTACGGCAACGTCACCCGGAAATACTTCCAGGGAGACGATCTCATAACGGGAGATGAAAAGGAAGAGCTCATAGAATATAATTACGATACCGCGAAGTGGATCGTTGCGCTTCCCAAGCACACCTCCCTGAAAGACAGCAGCGGCACGACCAGAGCTCAGGCATGGTACACCTATGATACGAAAGGCAACCTCACGGCCAAAGAGGCCTGGCTCGAAGGCGGGGTCAACCCGGTCATCACCTACGGCTACAACGCCTACGGCAACCAGATTTGGGTGAAGGACGCCCGCGGCTCTACTACCACCGTCGACTACGATCCCATGACGTATACCTACCCTGCTAAAACAACCAACCCGCTCGGCTACAGCGTAACGACCGACTATGACTACCGGTACGGCAAACCCCGCACCAGGACCGACCCCAACGGCAATATGTTCACCTATGACTACGACGAGTTGGGCAGGCTGATGCAGTCGACCGACCCCGAAAGCGGGGCCTATGCCTACAAATGGAAAGAGACCTACTTCGACGGCCTGGGCAGAGTGACAAAGACCAAAACGCAAGGGCCCGAGGGGAAGTTCATCGTATCGGAGACAAGATACAACACCCGGGGCCTGGTGGCTACCACCTCCCTGCCGTATTTCGTCGATGCTGCGGGACAGCCCCTGGAGACCATCCGGTGGACCTCCTACACCTATGACCCTATAGGCAGGGTAACGAAAGTCATTAGTCCCGACAATACAACAGTAACGAAATCGTATGAGATATATGTGAATTACAGGGTTGTTACCACCGATGCCAATGGGGGTTATAAGATCGAGGAGAAGGATGTTTACGGCAGGCTTATCGGGGCATATCAGAGCGGCTCCAACGCCACCTATGAATACGACGTCCTGGGCAACCTCCTCAAGGTCACCGATGCCAGGGGCAACCAGACCACCATGACCTACGACACCCTCTCCCGCAAGATAGCCATGAACGACCCCGACATGGGCCGCTGGACGTACTCCTACGATGCCAGTGGTAATCTCATTTCACAGACTGATGCAAAAAACCAGACCATCACCTTCACCTACGATGAACTGAACAGGGTGACGAAGAAGCACTACGAAGGCTGCACCACCTGCACCGATGTCATCTATGCCTACGACGAACCGATCTCCTCGCACTCCGTAGGACGGCTCACTACCGTCATCGACATCTCGGGCACGGCGAGCTACGACTACGACAGCCTGGGCAGGGCGGTGAAAACCACCAAGACCGTCGATAGCGTGGATTATGTAACCGAAACCACCTACGATGCCCTGGGCAGGCAGACGAGCATCCGCTACCCCGACGGCGAGCTTATCGAATACCTCTATGATGAGGCAGGCAATCTCACCAATGTATCGGGTTATGTGACCTATGCCGACTACAACGCCGTAGGACAGGCAGGCACGATCACCTATGCCAACGGCGTCACCACCATCCAGCAATACTACCCGGACAACAGCAGGCTCTTCTCCATCACCACCAACAGCCCCGCCCAGGGCGGGCTCCAGAACATCTCCTATACATACGACAATGTGGGGAACATTACGAAAGTAACCGATTACCTGGATAGTAACCGCACCCAGACCTTCGCCTACGATTACCTCAACCGGCTCACTCAAGCCCAGAGCGCATCATACGGCACGCTTACCTACCAGTACAACGAGATCGGCAATATCATCTATAACTCACAGGTGGGAAACTATACCTACGACCCTGCCCATCCTCATGCTGCGACACAGGCGGGCTCGATCTCCTATGCCTATGACAGTAACGGCAACATGATCACCCGCGGCGGAAAGAGCATCGTCTATGACTATGACAACAGGCCGACCCGTATTGCCGGCACTAACGGCACCGTCGATTCAGTGTATGACTATACCGGGCAGAGAGTAAAGAAGATCGCCCCTTCGGGCACGACCATCTACATCGGCAAGCACTACGAGTGCAAAAACGGCTCCTGCACCAAATACCTCTTTGCCGGAGGCCAGCGCATCGTCTCGAAGACGGCTACTGACACCTACTACTACCATGCCGATCATTTAGGCAGCGCTACCATTATCACCAATGCTTCGGGCAGCAAAGTGCAGGAGACGTACTACTACCCCTATGGAGGCGTGAGGTCGAATGTCGGCAGCGTCAACCTCAAACACAAGTTTACCGGCCAGGAGGAGGATGCCGAGACAGGGCTGTACTACTACAATGCCCGATACTATGACCCCGTGCTGGCGCGGTTCATCAGTCCCGACACCATAGTGCCCAATCCGCGCGATCCGCAGGACTTGAACAGGTATACCTATGCGGGCAATAATCCACTCCGCTATACCGATCCCACCGGACACTTTAAATTCGGCAGTTTCTTCAGAAGCATTAAAAAGGTATTTAAAGCAGTAGTGGGGGTTGCAGTTGGTGCGGTAGTTACCGTGGCTACCGGAAACCCTGTGCTTGGCGGAATGGCTGCCGGTGCTGTATCATCAGCGTTCAATGGTGGTAATATCGCCCTGGGTATGCTGAGCGGAGCAATAACCGGCGTAGCATTTTACGGAGCTGGAGAAATTATTTCAACGGGAAACATTTTAGACGCAAGTGGGCAAATAATCGGCAACTCCTTCAGCTCGTTCGCACAGGCAGGGATACATGCAGCAGCAGGGGCTATAGCCGGAGGAATCAGCAGTGCAATTTATGGTGCAGATGTAGGAATGGGAATGCTTGTAGGAGGGATATCCGCTGGAGTTGCACAGTATGCGGGATCACAAATGTTTACTGGAAACGAATCATTTCAAGCCCAATTGGCTGGACGTTTTGCAATCGGAGGAGTTACAGGCGGAATTACTGCGGAACTCTCCGGCGGTGACTTTGGGGACGGATTTGCGTCAGGAGGGATAACAGGAGCAGCGGGATTTTTATTTAATCATTGGTTGCATGATATGGCAAAAGGCACAGCGTTTGGTTTTGCAGCTGCCGGAGTTGTAACATGGGAAGCTGCTAAAATGGTAACTGCCGATGTTGCAAAGCTCCTCGTTACCAGTAAGATTCCCGCTACCCACGCTGGAGAATTTGCAATGGATAAATCTTTTACCGCGCTTGAAGTTACCAAAAACGTTGCAGGAGACTATCAAGAGATTGGTGAAAGGGTCGGACGCCGTATAGAAACACTTAAAAAATGGTTTGGAATAAAGGAATGA